One genomic region from Marinomonas maritima encodes:
- a CDS encoding nitroreductase family protein: MSHQIIADLEKRHTVKHYDASKRISTVDLEVIYQTLRLSPSSINSQPWKFIVIESDEAKQRFHDTFANKFQFNQKHAKDASHIILFAHKTHYKREDYAKVVDKGIEDGRTKLENREQAFGGFVFAEMNMDDNGNNAAWTKSQVYIALGNVMHTAARLGIDSTPMEGVDPELIGEAFQAQLEGYQCDVALAMGYNDVTEDYNAALPKSRLALENIMTVL, from the coding sequence ATGTCACATCAGATTATTGCAGACCTAGAAAAGCGCCACACGGTAAAACACTACGATGCGTCTAAACGTATCTCAACAGTCGATTTAGAGGTTATTTACCAAACCTTGCGCCTATCGCCTTCTTCGATTAACTCTCAGCCTTGGAAATTCATCGTGATTGAAAGCGACGAAGCCAAACAACGCTTCCACGATACGTTTGCAAACAAGTTTCAGTTCAACCAAAAGCACGCCAAAGATGCATCACACATCATCTTATTTGCTCACAAAACCCATTACAAACGTGAGGACTACGCAAAAGTTGTAGACAAAGGCATTGAGGATGGTCGCACCAAGCTTGAAAACAGAGAGCAAGCATTTGGCGGTTTTGTTTTTGCAGAGATGAACATGGATGATAACGGCAACAACGCGGCGTGGACTAAGTCCCAAGTCTACATCGCCCTTGGCAACGTCATGCACACCGCAGCTCGTCTTGGCATAGACTCCACGCCAATGGAAGGTGTTGATCCAGAGCTCATCGGCGAAGCTTTCCAAGCACAACTTGAAGGCTACCAATGCGACGTAGCACTCGCCATGGGCTACAACGACGTCACTGAAGACTATAACGCTGCGTTACCAAAATCACGTCTAGCGTTAGAAAACATAATGACAGTCTTGTAA
- a CDS encoding LysR family transcriptional regulator, which translates to MQLDDLQVVLKVAEFRSITAAATHLDMQVATASAAVKRIESALGVELFVRTTRHLRLSSAGERYLPQCTAALSMLDQAKQTILTDSDDVSGEIRLAVSSDLGRNIAIPWIDEFMSLHPQVTLRAHISDSNIDFYRDALDMALRYGPPADSNLYGFKICNVPRILAASPEYLEQHSTPQHPKDLTHHQGLFYQLQDILNDTWRFSDANNTYKIKPKAYCAANDGDLVRRWCVAGKGVAIKSSLDIASDLLTGRLVPLMQNYKVDIGELWLVCPSRQSITPTVRLLRDMFRERTKMLLSQLVEKGFIDAGVLEDIALS; encoded by the coding sequence ATGCAGCTCGATGATCTTCAAGTCGTATTAAAGGTGGCCGAGTTTCGCAGTATTACGGCAGCGGCGACGCATTTAGACATGCAAGTGGCCACCGCCAGTGCGGCGGTTAAGCGTATAGAGTCGGCGTTAGGCGTGGAGCTATTTGTACGAACCACGCGGCACCTTCGGCTCTCCAGCGCAGGTGAGCGTTATTTACCGCAATGTACGGCGGCGCTTTCTATGTTGGATCAAGCCAAGCAAACGATATTGACCGATTCGGATGACGTTAGCGGAGAAATACGCCTTGCTGTGTCGTCAGATTTAGGACGGAACATTGCCATTCCTTGGATTGATGAGTTTATGAGCTTGCACCCACAGGTGACGTTAAGAGCACATATTAGTGACAGTAATATTGATTTTTATCGTGATGCACTGGATATGGCGTTGCGCTATGGTCCGCCCGCAGATTCAAATTTGTATGGCTTCAAAATTTGTAATGTACCGCGTATTCTTGCCGCTAGCCCTGAGTACCTTGAACAACATAGTACGCCTCAGCACCCCAAAGACTTAACGCATCATCAAGGCCTTTTTTATCAGTTACAGGATATTTTAAACGATACGTGGCGATTTTCTGATGCGAATAATACCTACAAGATTAAGCCAAAAGCCTATTGCGCAGCGAACGATGGAGACCTTGTACGCCGCTGGTGCGTGGCTGGAAAAGGCGTGGCGATAAAGTCTTCATTAGACATCGCGAGTGATTTACTGACAGGTCGTCTGGTGCCTTTAATGCAGAATTATAAAGTGGATATAGGCGAGCTCTGGTTGGTTTGCCCGAGTCGGCAATCCATCACGCCAACGGTTCGCCTATTACGGGATATGTTTAGAGAGCGGACAAAAATGCTTTTGTCACAGCTCGTAGAAAAAGGTTTTATTGATGCAGGCGTGCTAGAAGATATAGCCTTATCTTAA
- the nfsA gene encoding oxygen-insensitive NADPH nitroreductase, protein MNPILQAQSTHKSIRQYTDKTIDDTLLKQLIQCAQGAASSSFIQAYSIVQVTNKANRAKIATLAGGQKWVESAAEFLIICADLTRVELCSLEQGLGELEGNAEHFIAATTDATFMAQNLMLGAESVGLGAVFIGGIRNDPAQVAELLHLPKQVYPVFGLCLGYPDAQPDLKPRLPVDVILHKDHYDSSRCAEDVNAYDAQMQAYYQSRGNNQKTSNWSEQTAGAVQKKKREHMLSFLQKQGFLKR, encoded by the coding sequence ATGAACCCAATTCTTCAAGCACAAAGCACACACAAATCCATTCGCCAATACACAGACAAAACCATTGATGACACTTTACTCAAGCAGCTTATTCAATGTGCGCAAGGTGCTGCATCATCTAGCTTTATTCAGGCGTACTCCATTGTTCAAGTCACCAACAAAGCAAACCGCGCAAAAATCGCCACTCTCGCAGGCGGGCAAAAATGGGTAGAATCCGCAGCAGAATTCCTCATTATTTGCGCCGATCTTACTCGTGTTGAACTGTGCAGTTTAGAACAAGGATTAGGGGAATTAGAAGGCAACGCAGAACATTTTATTGCGGCGACAACCGATGCGACATTTATGGCGCAAAACCTGATGCTAGGCGCCGAATCTGTTGGGCTAGGCGCTGTATTTATTGGCGGTATTCGTAACGATCCAGCACAAGTGGCCGAGCTATTACACTTACCTAAGCAGGTTTATCCTGTTTTTGGACTTTGCCTTGGTTACCCAGACGCTCAACCCGACTTGAAACCACGTTTGCCTGTCGATGTAATCTTGCATAAAGATCATTATGACAGTAGTCGTTGTGCTGAAGACGTCAACGCTTACGACGCTCAAATGCAAGCCTATTATCAAAGCCGCGGCAACAATCAAAAAACCAGCAATTGGTCAGAGCAAACCGCCGGCGCTGTACAGAAAAAGAAACGCGAACACATGCTAAGCTTCCTGCAAAAACAAGGTTTCTTAAAGCGTTAA
- a CDS encoding beta-ketoacyl-ACP synthase produces MKRVVVTGIAGFSPIGNDWDTIYRHLKSYKTGIKRMDDWDKYDGLNTRLAAPVTDFTLPKHYSRKTLRSMGRVAQFAVCSTERALEDAGLLNSPLLSSGQMGVAYGSSAGDSISYIDFGNMLTKNSTDGLNANSYIKMMAHTAPVNIGVFFGLQGRVFTTSSACTSGSQGIGYAYEAIKYGMQTAMVAGGSEGLCATESAVFDTLFATSVKNDTPHLSPSPFDKNRDGLVIGEGGCSLILEELEHAKTRGAKIYAEIVGFGTNSDGTHVTQPNADTMQEAIRLSLTDAKIEAADIGYINAHGTATDRGDIAESHATAKIMGNKAPISSLKSYTGHTLGACGALEAWCSIEMMRNNWFCPTVNLTTIDPQCGDLDYIMAEGREIETDYVMSNNFAFGGINTSLIFKRYQY; encoded by the coding sequence ATGAAACGAGTCGTCGTCACTGGAATAGCGGGCTTCTCCCCTATCGGCAATGATTGGGATACCATCTATCGTCATTTAAAAAGCTATAAAACCGGCATCAAACGCATGGATGACTGGGATAAATACGATGGGTTAAATACACGCCTAGCGGCGCCTGTTACCGACTTTACTTTGCCAAAGCATTACTCACGTAAAACCTTACGCAGTATGGGACGGGTTGCTCAGTTTGCCGTCTGTAGTACCGAACGAGCGTTAGAAGACGCAGGGTTGCTGAATTCCCCTTTGCTTAGCAGTGGTCAAATGGGGGTGGCTTACGGCTCTTCCGCAGGAGACTCTATCTCCTACATTGATTTTGGCAATATGCTAACCAAAAATTCAACCGATGGCTTAAACGCGAATTCTTATATCAAAATGATGGCCCATACCGCTCCCGTTAATATTGGTGTTTTCTTTGGTCTACAGGGTCGAGTTTTCACCACCTCTAGCGCTTGTACTTCCGGCAGCCAAGGCATTGGTTATGCCTATGAAGCGATCAAATATGGAATGCAAACGGCCATGGTGGCCGGTGGTAGTGAAGGCTTGTGCGCCACCGAGTCTGCGGTTTTCGATACCCTCTTTGCGACAAGTGTCAAAAACGACACCCCTCATTTAAGCCCAAGTCCTTTTGATAAAAACCGCGACGGTTTGGTCATCGGTGAAGGGGGTTGCTCCTTAATACTTGAAGAACTAGAGCATGCTAAAACCAGAGGGGCTAAAATCTACGCGGAGATCGTTGGGTTTGGTACTAATTCCGATGGAACCCATGTCACTCAACCCAATGCTGACACCATGCAAGAAGCCATTCGCTTGTCTTTGACCGATGCAAAAATAGAAGCGGCAGATATTGGTTATATTAATGCCCATGGCACCGCCACGGATCGCGGAGATATTGCCGAAAGTCATGCCACAGCAAAAATCATGGGCAATAAAGCCCCGATTAGCTCATTGAAAAGTTATACCGGACATACATTAGGAGCGTGCGGCGCATTAGAGGCTTGGTGTTCCATCGAAATGATGAGAAATAATTGGTTTTGTCCTACCGTAAACCTAACCACCATTGACCCACAGTGCGGTGATTTAGATTACATAATGGCGGAAGGCCGTGAGATAGAAACAGATTATGTGATGAGTAATAACTTTGCCTTTGGTGGCATCAATACGTCCTTGATCTTCAAACGCTACCAGTACTAA
- the fabG gene encoding 3-oxoacyl-ACP reductase FabG: MNKTILITGSSRGIGKAIALRLAKDGYDIVLHCRSRMEEAEAVAEQVRAFGKEVRILQFDLTDRVQACTILEQDMEDFGAYFGVVCNAGIARDNAFPAMPGEEWDEVLRTNLDGFYNVLHPVIMPMIRRRKPGRIVTMSSVSGVMGNRGQVNYSAAKAGIIGATKALSIELAKRKITVNCVAPGIIETDMTEHLPLEEALKMVPMQRAGSTSEVAGTVSFLMSEDAGYITRQVISVNGGMF; encoded by the coding sequence GTGAATAAAACAATATTAATTACTGGGTCAAGCCGAGGAATTGGCAAAGCCATTGCCCTTCGATTAGCGAAAGATGGCTACGATATCGTTCTGCATTGCCGCTCTAGAATGGAAGAAGCAGAAGCCGTTGCAGAACAAGTCAGAGCATTCGGAAAGGAGGTTCGCATCTTACAATTTGATTTAACCGATAGAGTGCAAGCCTGTACCATTTTAGAACAAGATATGGAGGATTTTGGCGCTTACTTTGGCGTGGTTTGCAACGCAGGCATCGCTCGTGATAACGCGTTTCCAGCCATGCCTGGGGAAGAGTGGGATGAAGTACTAAGAACCAACCTTGATGGTTTTTATAATGTTCTTCACCCTGTCATTATGCCGATGATTCGCCGCCGAAAACCAGGCCGTATCGTCACCATGTCATCCGTTTCTGGTGTCATGGGGAATCGTGGACAAGTGAACTACAGTGCCGCTAAAGCAGGTATTATTGGTGCAACAAAAGCGCTATCGATAGAATTAGCAAAGCGCAAAATCACGGTGAATTGCGTGGCTCCCGGCATTATCGAAACAGACATGACTGAACACTTACCTTTAGAAGAAGCACTAAAAATGGTGCCCATGCAACGCGCTGGTAGTACCAGTGAAGTTGCGGGAACCGTTAGCTTTTTAATGTCTGAAGACGCTGGCTACATAACGCGTCAGGTAATTTCTGTCAATGGGGGTATGTTTTAA
- a CDS encoding ApeP family dehydratase, translating into MPSDYSVAELVPHSGKMSLLTKILDYGDDWLSADVEIKTDSMFSDEHGVPAWVGLEYLAQAIAAYAGLQERLHGGAPKLGFLLGTRKYICTKEYFSIGSILTITVSKNLQAENGLSAFDCILNSTDDCDASARLNVFQPENADEFLKDAQRE; encoded by the coding sequence ATGCCATCGGATTACAGCGTCGCAGAATTGGTCCCTCACTCTGGCAAAATGAGCCTCTTAACCAAGATACTAGATTATGGCGATGATTGGTTGTCTGCTGACGTTGAGATTAAAACGGATTCCATGTTTTCTGATGAGCACGGTGTACCCGCTTGGGTGGGTTTAGAGTATTTGGCACAAGCCATCGCCGCGTATGCGGGTTTGCAAGAACGCCTTCATGGTGGTGCTCCGAAGCTCGGCTTTCTACTGGGAACGAGAAAATACATTTGCACCAAAGAATACTTTTCTATTGGTTCAATATTAACGATTACCGTCAGTAAAAACCTACAAGCTGAAAATGGATTAAGCGCTTTTGATTGCATACTGAACAGCACAGATGATTGTGATGCGTCAGCGCGATTAAATGTATTTCAGCCAGAAAATGCTGATGAATTTTTAAAGGATGCACAGCGTGAATAA
- a CDS encoding beta-ketoacyl-[acyl-carrier-protein] synthase family protein, whose product MTRCFLNSMSMISALGTDTNDVRDRLLSGHPQLTFSQEYHPAGNPLPLALVQGALALIPLDDQKWHSRNNQLVWTAAQSILTDIQSLISKFGKERIGVVIGTSTSGISDNEQDMYINAQSGALPESYHYGKQEMGATASFLGAALGICGPVFGVSTACSSGAKALASARRLIRSGVCDAVIAGGVDTLCKLTVQGFSSLEAISEEQCNPFSVNRKGINIGEAAALFIVSKDKSDIELVGVGESSDAHHISAPDPSGQGAVRCMTAALKDANITPDKIHYLNLHGTATQLNDQMEAKAVAEVFGNNTPCSSTKPFTGHTLGAAGALEAAICWLALKEGFIPKHLWDGYHDDSLPKIGLSKGEQNCTLQYALSNSFAFGGNNISLILRKV is encoded by the coding sequence TTGACTCGTTGTTTTTTAAACTCAATGTCGATGATCAGCGCACTAGGTACTGATACCAATGACGTAAGAGATCGCCTGCTCAGTGGTCATCCTCAACTGACGTTTTCTCAAGAATATCACCCTGCAGGAAACCCTCTTCCCTTAGCCTTAGTACAAGGTGCGTTGGCACTCATTCCCCTTGATGACCAAAAGTGGCATAGCCGGAATAATCAATTGGTTTGGACGGCAGCACAATCAATACTGACAGATATCCAATCCTTAATATCGAAGTTTGGAAAGGAGCGAATTGGTGTTGTCATCGGAACTTCGACTTCTGGCATTAGTGATAACGAACAAGACATGTATATAAATGCTCAGTCAGGTGCATTGCCTGAGTCTTATCATTACGGCAAGCAGGAAATGGGCGCAACCGCCTCATTTTTGGGCGCCGCTCTTGGTATATGCGGCCCTGTTTTTGGCGTCTCTACCGCCTGTTCTTCTGGTGCAAAAGCACTAGCTTCTGCCCGTCGACTTATTCGTTCCGGTGTTTGCGATGCCGTTATTGCTGGCGGTGTTGATACGCTATGCAAACTGACCGTACAGGGTTTTTCATCTTTGGAAGCCATAAGCGAGGAACAATGCAATCCCTTCAGCGTAAACCGAAAAGGGATTAATATCGGTGAAGCAGCTGCCTTGTTTATTGTTTCTAAAGACAAAAGTGATATTGAATTAGTGGGCGTTGGAGAAAGTTCAGATGCGCATCATATTTCAGCGCCAGACCCATCAGGACAAGGCGCAGTTCGCTGTATGACGGCGGCGTTGAAAGACGCCAATATCACCCCAGATAAAATACATTATTTAAATCTCCACGGCACAGCAACGCAACTGAATGATCAAATGGAAGCAAAAGCGGTCGCAGAAGTTTTTGGTAATAATACGCCTTGCAGTTCAACCAAGCCTTTTACAGGTCATACCTTAGGTGCCGCTGGCGCACTCGAAGCCGCTATTTGCTGGCTCGCTCTAAAAGAGGGATTCATTCCTAAACACCTTTGGGATGGTTATCACGACGATAGTTTACCTAAAATTGGTTTGAGTAAAGGTGAGCAAAATTGCACCTTACAGTACGCGTTAAGTAACTCTTTTGCCTTTGGTGGAAATAACATTTCGCTTATTTTGAGGAAAGTATAA
- a CDS encoding DUF3261 domain-containing protein, with translation MPSLIRTLLLLSVVVLAGCSVFRTVEKPIDGLMLLPPVKGTDTQVLKQKVTLKKYTQTKQFLAVTRFSAEETKLVALLPTGQIFLYLIHDKNGFEERNETGIALPSKDILAMIQFTFWPESAIKLGYPESQGWQMAITPKKRDLYYKKTLLLEVKIEGENVSITHHGDNYNVDIHTFDQEVLPL, from the coding sequence ATGCCGAGCTTAATTAGAACTCTTTTGTTATTGAGCGTAGTCGTTTTGGCTGGCTGTAGTGTATTTCGCACGGTTGAAAAACCTATTGACGGTTTAATGTTACTTCCTCCCGTTAAGGGAACGGACACACAAGTACTAAAACAAAAAGTAACGTTGAAAAAATACACGCAAACCAAGCAATTTCTTGCCGTCACACGCTTTTCAGCAGAAGAAACAAAGCTTGTTGCTCTATTGCCCACAGGGCAAATTTTTCTTTACTTAATTCATGATAAAAATGGTTTTGAAGAAAGAAACGAAACTGGGATAGCCTTGCCCAGCAAAGACATTCTCGCCATGATTCAATTTACTTTTTGGCCAGAATCAGCCATTAAACTAGGCTATCCAGAGTCACAAGGATGGCAAATGGCAATAACACCAAAAAAGCGAGATTTGTATTACAAAAAAACCTTGTTATTGGAAGTGAAAATAGAAGGTGAAAACGTGTCCATCACTCACCATGGCGACAATTATAATGTAGATATTCATACATTCGACCAAGAGGTGTTACCACTTTGA
- a CDS encoding NAD(P)/FAD-dependent oxidoreductase — translation MEKPRCCYDVVVIGAGPSGAVASSILSEKGYRVLVLEKQHFPRFSIGESLLPQCMEILESAGMLQAVVEAGFQYKNGAAFSANEDDSFFDFRDKFSPGWGTTYQVQRAQFDKVLADCAAEKGAEIRYGHDVISYKDVGDQVQLDVISEDDAYQVEAKFILDASGFGRVLPRLLGLEKESTLSPRVSLFTHIEDRINHLEYDRDKILISVCPENNKIWYWLIPFSDGRASVGVILPRDVYEQNQTSNHDLLRQYIAKTTAMNTFLSNAKFDTDVRKMDGYSCDVTRLYGDKFALLGNAGEFLDPVFSSGVTIALKSADLATHVLDKQLKGLPVDWDTEYAQPLKQGVDTFRAFVDGWYDGTLQDVIFAENKSIQIKKMISSVLAGYAWDKKNPYVKDPSRLKVLAELCRA, via the coding sequence ATGGAAAAACCACGATGTTGTTATGATGTGGTAGTGATTGGAGCTGGCCCATCCGGTGCGGTCGCCTCATCAATATTATCGGAAAAGGGCTATCGCGTATTAGTGTTAGAAAAACAACATTTCCCTCGCTTTTCAATTGGCGAAAGCCTATTGCCTCAATGCATGGAGATTCTAGAATCTGCGGGAATGCTTCAAGCCGTGGTTGAAGCAGGATTCCAGTATAAAAATGGAGCCGCTTTTTCAGCGAATGAGGATGACAGCTTTTTTGATTTCAGAGATAAATTTTCGCCAGGCTGGGGCACGACCTATCAAGTTCAACGCGCCCAGTTTGACAAAGTGCTGGCGGACTGTGCAGCAGAAAAAGGCGCGGAAATACGTTATGGACATGACGTAATCTCTTACAAAGACGTTGGTGATCAGGTTCAACTCGACGTTATTTCTGAAGACGATGCTTATCAGGTAGAAGCCAAATTTATATTGGATGCCAGTGGCTTCGGCCGCGTTTTACCCAGACTCCTAGGGTTAGAAAAAGAGTCTACTCTATCCCCCCGCGTTTCCCTCTTTACGCATATTGAAGATCGTATCAACCATTTAGAATACGATCGTGATAAAATATTGATTTCTGTCTGCCCTGAAAACAATAAAATTTGGTATTGGTTAATACCTTTTAGCGATGGAAGGGCATCCGTTGGCGTCATCTTACCCAGAGACGTTTACGAACAAAATCAAACAAGTAATCACGATTTATTACGTCAGTACATTGCAAAAACAACGGCCATGAATACGTTTCTTAGCAATGCAAAGTTTGACACCGATGTGAGAAAAATGGACGGTTATTCCTGCGATGTAACCCGTTTGTATGGTGATAAATTTGCTTTACTAGGCAATGCCGGAGAATTCCTTGACCCTGTTTTTTCTTCTGGCGTGACCATCGCGCTGAAATCAGCCGACTTAGCGACACACGTGTTAGATAAACAATTAAAAGGTCTCCCCGTAGATTGGGATACTGAATACGCTCAACCATTAAAACAAGGCGTGGATACCTTTAGAGCATTCGTAGACGGGTGGTACGACGGTACTTTGCAGGATGTTATTTTCGCTGAGAATAAGTCGATTCAAATCAAAAAAATGATCAGCTCAGTATTAGCAGGTTATGCTTGGGACAAAAAGAACCCTTACGTAAAAGACCCTAGCCGACTGAAGGTACTCGCCGAATTATGCCGAGCTTAA
- a CDS encoding MMPL family transporter encodes MKRFLKISALVWAIIIFVICIFAALKQTAVDTSIMALLPKYDQKPLLNELQEQQTAEYANHVFIMVSADNKQSARSAVNTISSELNVLAGIANLTQSVDSSSTQMDALYPFRFALLSDSVAKKLQIKDYDGPFQSALNALFSPIGAGKADPIKDPFFLYSDMLLEQKINIQVKVEDTLLRLTNVEKPSYLLVLELHKNPFDLPTQDRVMPVLKKIQQQMDEQGIRVSYSGLLLHAAKGAEQAKFEISTIGLGSLLGVILIILLVFRRIIPLFQVLLPVMVGCLVAVAVTCLWFDRIHLITIAFGAGLVGVAVDYSMHFVCESYLYTGVAVVRKLFSGLLLGLISSVLAYGGLALTPFPGLQQIAVFSATGLIAAWLTVLLFLPLITTKNASKNKQRPLPAALILNRCKDAFPTLDMYPKMASVLVITVGFISVGLFFLATPQDSVRLLQTSPPALLEEDQRVQQALGNSVNSAFLVVSGSSLEAMLENEERFRRQLDSLVNDGTLADYQAISQSLPSLQRQQQNIALVTQLYQAKLDAYAHAIGLSDSQKTLAYQSLQENQQTLSPETWSTLAISAQWQDALEPRSTGEYASVIRLQGHLSEATIRQLQADAAADNNINYVDQVADISATLAQYRTKVAEWLFIAYGIITVLLFFRYRLDIWRVMLPPITGSIIALSCAVLINGGYNIFNLVALMLVFGIGLDMGIFLQESRGGIHTWLAVSLSTLTSLLAFGLLALSQTPVLYHFGIIVLPGLLVIWLLSPLMQTSQLETQ; translated from the coding sequence ATGAAACGTTTTTTAAAAATAAGTGCTCTCGTTTGGGCCATTATCATTTTTGTGATTTGTATTTTCGCCGCATTAAAGCAAACGGCCGTTGATACCAGTATCATGGCTTTATTGCCAAAATACGACCAAAAGCCTTTGCTCAACGAGCTGCAAGAGCAACAAACAGCTGAGTATGCCAACCATGTGTTTATTATGGTGTCAGCAGATAATAAACAAAGTGCTCGGTCTGCCGTTAACACCATTTCATCAGAATTAAACGTGCTTGCTGGCATCGCCAACCTCACCCAATCAGTTGACTCTTCTAGTACACAAATGGACGCTCTGTATCCATTTCGTTTTGCGCTATTAAGCGATTCTGTCGCTAAAAAACTGCAGATAAAAGATTACGATGGTCCATTTCAGTCAGCATTAAATGCGCTATTTTCGCCTATTGGGGCCGGAAAAGCAGACCCAATAAAAGATCCGTTTTTTTTGTATTCCGATATGTTGTTGGAGCAAAAAATAAACATTCAGGTAAAAGTAGAAGACACCCTGTTACGCTTAACCAATGTCGAAAAGCCGAGTTACCTTTTAGTATTAGAATTGCATAAAAACCCTTTCGACTTACCCACACAAGACCGCGTGATGCCGGTGCTGAAGAAGATCCAGCAACAAATGGACGAACAAGGTATCCGTGTTTCCTATTCCGGTTTATTACTGCACGCAGCGAAAGGAGCGGAGCAAGCTAAATTCGAAATTTCAACCATTGGGCTAGGCTCCCTTCTGGGTGTCATTTTAATCATTTTATTGGTTTTTCGTCGTATTATTCCATTATTTCAAGTGTTACTTCCCGTCATGGTTGGCTGTCTGGTTGCGGTAGCGGTTACCTGTTTATGGTTTGATCGAATACATTTAATCACCATCGCCTTTGGTGCAGGGTTAGTTGGCGTGGCTGTTGATTATTCTATGCATTTTGTCTGCGAAAGTTACCTTTATACGGGCGTCGCTGTCGTACGTAAACTCTTTTCGGGGTTGTTATTAGGATTGATTTCCAGTGTATTGGCTTATGGTGGTTTAGCGTTAACGCCCTTCCCAGGCTTACAGCAAATAGCGGTCTTTTCAGCAACCGGCTTGATTGCCGCGTGGTTAACGGTCTTACTGTTTTTACCGTTAATTACCACAAAGAACGCGTCGAAAAACAAGCAACGTCCACTGCCTGCCGCTCTCATATTGAATCGCTGTAAAGACGCTTTTCCAACATTAGATATGTACCCTAAAATGGCGAGCGTATTGGTCATTACGGTAGGTTTTATTTCTGTCGGTTTGTTTTTTTTGGCAACGCCACAAGACAGCGTGCGATTGCTACAAACTTCACCGCCCGCTTTATTAGAAGAAGATCAAAGAGTACAACAAGCATTAGGCAATAGTGTCAACTCTGCTTTTTTAGTCGTGTCTGGAAGTAGCCTTGAAGCGATGTTAGAAAATGAAGAACGATTTCGGCGACAATTGGATTCGTTGGTGAATGACGGCACGTTAGCCGATTATCAGGCCATCAGTCAGTCATTGCCATCGTTGCAACGCCAACAACAAAACATTGCCTTAGTGACGCAATTGTACCAAGCCAAGCTTGATGCTTATGCTCATGCCATAGGGCTATCAGATTCACAAAAGACATTGGCTTATCAGAGTTTACAAGAAAATCAGCAAACCTTATCCCCTGAAACATGGTCAACGCTAGCGATAAGTGCGCAATGGCAAGATGCATTGGAACCGCGATCAACGGGTGAATACGCCTCAGTCATTAGGTTACAAGGACATTTGTCGGAGGCGACCATTCGTCAATTACAAGCAGACGCCGCCGCTGATAATAATATTAACTATGTTGACCAAGTCGCTGACATTAGCGCGACCTTGGCTCAATATCGCACTAAGGTTGCAGAGTGGTTGTTCATTGCTTATGGCATCATAACGGTACTGTTATTTTTCCGCTATCGACTTGATATATGGAGAGTCATGTTGCCGCCTATTACAGGCTCGATTATTGCTTTGTCATGCGCGGTATTGATTAACGGTGGGTACAATATTTTTAACCTAGTTGCCCTGATGTTAGTGTTTGGAATCGGACTTGATATGGGCATTTTTTTACAAGAGTCTCGGGGCGGTATACACACTTGGTTAGCGGTGTCGCTATCAACACTCACCAGCCTACTCGCTTTTGGCCTATTGGCGCTGAGCCAAACGCCCGTTCTATATCATTTTGGTATCATCGTTTTACCCGGGCTATTAGTAATTTGGCTGTTATCCCCCTTAATGCAAACCAGTCAATTGGAGACACAATAA
- a CDS encoding outer membrane lipoprotein carrier protein LolA, translating into MRKIFLGIIFSILSISVFANNLDDLKALTTTPEKLSGVFSQSKYLAQLETSINSSGSFNYIRDKKIVWHTLTPINSTLELTPKTMLSYQDGVQVNKLDSDTNPVVAVFSDIFFGVMTAQWQILEAYFSVSAEVSDGQWKATLVPVDESIGGFINKVTLEGDKYLQQITLYEAEGNITHIKFDKLQKK; encoded by the coding sequence ATGAGAAAAATCTTCCTCGGTATTATTTTTTCTATACTAAGCATTTCAGTATTTGCCAATAATTTGGATGACTTGAAAGCGCTAACAACAACCCCTGAAAAACTATCAGGGGTGTTTTCACAAAGTAAATATTTAGCGCAATTAGAAACCTCAATAAACTCTTCTGGGTCGTTCAACTATATACGCGATAAAAAAATTGTCTGGCATACCCTAACACCAATCAATAGCACTTTAGAGCTCACGCCAAAGACGATGTTGAGTTATCAAGATGGTGTACAGGTTAACAAACTTGATTCGGATACCAATCCGGTTGTCGCGGTATTTAGTGACATTTTTTTTGGCGTTATGACCGCTCAGTGGCAAATATTAGAAGCGTATTTTTCTGTTAGCGCAGAGGTTTCTGATGGTCAGTGGAAAGCAACACTTGTACCCGTAGATGAGAGTATCGGCGGATTTATTAATAAGGTAACGCTGGAAGGTGATAAGTACTTACAACAAATTACTCTGTATGAAGCAGAAGGGAATATCACTCACATTAAGTTTGATAAATTGCAGAAAAAATGA